In a single window of the Methanolobus psychrophilus R15 genome:
- a CDS encoding acetolactate synthase, small subunit, with protein MRHTLSVLVENRHGVLARVAGMFARRGYNIDSLTVGVTEDPTISRMTIVVRGDDQVLEQVTKQLNKLIDVIRVSDLKAEDTVEREMALFKVSSDVNNRSEIMQIVDIFRARIIDVAPKSMIVEVTGDETKIEAIEQLLRPFGIKEMVRTGKVALRRGAKGVSS; from the coding sequence ATGAGGCACACACTTTCAGTTCTGGTTGAGAACAGGCATGGGGTACTCGCAAGGGTCGCAGGCATGTTCGCAAGGAGAGGATATAACATTGACAGCCTGACTGTCGGGGTCACAGAAGACCCCACCATTTCCCGCATGACAATTGTGGTCAGGGGAGATGACCAAGTCCTCGAGCAGGTCACAAAACAGCTCAACAAGCTCATCGATGTCATCCGTGTCAGCGACCTTAAAGCAGAAGATACCGTTGAGAGGGAAATGGCACTGTTCAAAGTGAGTTCGGATGTCAACAACAGGTCCGAGATCATGCAGATAGTGGACATATTCCGCGCAAGGATAATCGACGTGGCTCCAAAGTCAATGATCGTGGAAGTGACGGGCGACGAAACCAAGATAGAGGCAATAGAGCAGCTCCTGCGTCCTTTCGGGATAAAGGAAATGGTCAGGACCGGCAAGGTCGCCCTGAGAAGAGGGGCGAAAGGTGTTTCAAGCTGA
- a CDS encoding ketol-acid reductoisomerase: MAQMFYDNDADLTALKGKKIAVMGYGSQGHAQAQNLHDSGLDVVVGLRKGSKRWKQAEDDGLKVMTVADAAKAADIIQILLPDETQSQVYYSEIEPGLEAGNAIVFSHGFNIHYNQIVPQKDIDVYMVAPKSPGHLVRRTYREGAGVPGLIAVYQDATGNAKNLALAHAKGVGCTRAGVYETSFREETETDLFGEQVDLCGGVASLIKMSFEVLTEAGYQPEMAYFETCHELKLIIDLIYEGGLEKMWYSVSNTAEYGGMTVGPKVINELSREAMYDALERIQNGEFAREFVLEGRANRPVLTAMERMDREHPVEIIGKQIRAKMPWLNSGLNEK; this comes from the coding sequence ATGGCACAGATGTTCTACGATAATGATGCAGACCTTACTGCACTGAAAGGGAAGAAAATAGCAGTTATGGGTTATGGAAGCCAGGGGCACGCCCAGGCACAGAATCTTCATGACTCCGGCCTTGACGTGGTCGTGGGCTTAAGAAAGGGCAGCAAGCGCTGGAAACAGGCCGAGGATGATGGCCTTAAGGTCATGACAGTGGCAGATGCAGCAAAAGCTGCAGACATCATACAGATACTCCTGCCTGACGAGACACAGTCCCAGGTATATTACAGCGAGATCGAGCCAGGACTTGAAGCTGGGAATGCCATTGTGTTCTCACATGGATTCAACATCCATTACAACCAGATAGTGCCCCAGAAGGACATTGACGTCTACATGGTCGCACCAAAGAGCCCCGGGCACCTGGTCAGAAGAACCTACAGGGAAGGCGCAGGAGTCCCCGGACTTATCGCAGTTTACCAGGATGCCACAGGCAATGCAAAGAACCTTGCACTTGCACACGCAAAGGGTGTCGGATGCACACGTGCCGGAGTATACGAGACAAGCTTCCGAGAGGAAACCGAGACCGATCTCTTTGGAGAGCAGGTCGACCTGTGTGGTGGAGTAGCCTCACTTATCAAGATGTCATTTGAAGTGCTGACCGAGGCAGGATACCAGCCTGAAATGGCATACTTTGAGACATGCCACGAGCTCAAGCTCATTATCGACCTTATCTACGAGGGCGGGCTTGAGAAGATGTGGTACTCCGTTTCCAACACTGCAGAATACGGCGGCATGACAGTGGGACCTAAGGTCATTAACGAACTGTCCAGGGAAGCCATGTACGATGCATTGGAAAGGATCCAGAACGGAGAATTTGCCCGTGAGTTCGTGCTTGAAGGCAGGGCGAACAGGCCTGTGCTCACAGCCATGGAAAGGATGGACAGGGAACACCCCGTGGAAATCATCGGCAAGCAGATCAGAGCAAAGATGCCCTGGCTCAACAGCGGACTTAACGAAAAGTAG
- a CDS encoding nitroreductase, whose translation MEKMAACTHYSKVVSNAPLLIAVYLDRDTMYNRTKDLQAVGAAIQNMLLACCELGLGAVWLGEILNNKDKVNLILSCPESMELMAVLAIGYPGEKNAKSSRKHIKDICYEEKYAEEWK comes from the coding sequence ATGGAAAAGATGGCCGCGTGCACTCATTACAGCAAGGTCGTAAGCAATGCACCCCTGCTAATAGCTGTGTACCTTGATCGGGACACAATGTACAACCGGACAAAGGACCTGCAGGCCGTGGGCGCTGCCATACAGAATATGCTGCTTGCCTGCTGCGAGCTGGGGCTTGGAGCGGTCTGGCTTGGAGAGATATTGAACAACAAAGATAAAGTTAACTTGATTCTTAGTTGTCCCGAATCCATGGAGCTTATGGCCGTGCTTGCCATAGGGTATCCGGGAGAAAAAAATGCCAAATCCTCAAGAAAGCACATAAAAGATATCTGCTACGAAGAAAAGTATGCAGAAGAATGGAAGTAA
- a CDS encoding DNA topoisomerase, with protein sequence MSIVVFTEKNKAAAQIAGILSEGGFNRASIEGIPVYDFKKDGKEWRIMGLSGHIMGYDFPPELNNWRGCDPAVLLDTPPVKNVTKQPYAAAIALVSKGADEIILACDFDREGENIGFEAKSLAEKVSKSPVKRARFSSLSESEIRQAFSNLVEPDFNLAMSAEARQILDLKMGAAFTRFLTLAVQQRARTKDIISIGPCQTPTCGFVYEREKLILDFKSKDFWKIEGTFSHSNIDFTGTHRSGHIHDKAKADEIFSRIKGSKTGILAKKSVKESITSPPYPLNTTEFLKRASKFLGISPENALEIAEQLYLSGFTSYPRTETNKYADDFDFKMKVLGFASGEYREYAMAILSRLPITCRNGTRDGHDHPPIHPIRAATKADVEKSVRMPDAWKVYDLVARHFLANLMQPAIFEKTHLEISVKEEIFDATGSVMKNAGWLAVYPFETKNDKFLPDIAVKEEIAIKKLSNTKSQTTPPKRLTEAELLTLMDKYGIGTKATAPSHIETNKKRGYFETKGKTISILDTGFTLMEALDSTVPILVKPDVRSRIEALIQDVEDGKKGFEGALEEGSVLIRDMYSHLITNREQIVRKMAGTITDEQVAADKKNFIGQCPECGRMLRIVKTDKGRFVGCSGYPDCRKTYPLPKEGALVIARSKQCNKSGIAVLKVGTKYYWSVGIGPCFTCELEKACFPPDVVGTCPKCEGSMFILAMKDTRFLACTQKCGFTQSLPKEGKLTIAGECEQCGWKKLGIKEKDKDARELCINRQCVSRRLKKD encoded by the coding sequence ATGTCCATCGTCGTATTCACGGAAAAGAACAAAGCAGCGGCACAGATTGCCGGTATACTGAGCGAAGGGGGGTTCAACCGGGCATCAATAGAGGGCATTCCGGTATACGACTTCAAAAAAGATGGGAAGGAATGGAGGATAATGGGGCTATCAGGTCATATCATGGGATATGATTTTCCTCCCGAACTAAACAACTGGCGTGGCTGCGATCCTGCAGTGCTTCTTGATACCCCTCCTGTGAAGAACGTGACCAAGCAGCCCTATGCAGCAGCCATAGCATTAGTTTCAAAAGGTGCCGATGAGATAATACTTGCATGTGACTTTGACCGGGAAGGTGAGAACATTGGCTTTGAGGCCAAATCCCTTGCGGAGAAGGTATCAAAGTCCCCCGTGAAAAGGGCACGTTTTTCCTCGCTGTCCGAAAGCGAGATCAGACAGGCATTTAGCAATCTTGTGGAACCGGACTTCAACCTTGCGATGTCTGCAGAGGCACGTCAGATACTGGACCTTAAGATGGGTGCAGCCTTCACCCGGTTCCTGACTCTGGCAGTCCAGCAAAGGGCGCGTACCAAGGATATCATTTCCATCGGTCCCTGCCAGACGCCTACATGCGGGTTCGTTTACGAGCGTGAAAAACTTATACTTGATTTCAAGTCAAAGGACTTCTGGAAGATAGAGGGGACCTTTAGCCATTCGAACATCGATTTTACGGGTACCCATCGCAGTGGTCATATCCACGATAAGGCAAAGGCCGATGAGATCTTCAGCCGTATAAAAGGCTCCAAAACAGGAATCCTTGCAAAGAAAAGCGTAAAGGAATCCATAACAAGTCCTCCTTATCCGCTTAATACTACTGAGTTCCTCAAGCGTGCTTCCAAGTTCCTTGGGATAAGCCCGGAAAATGCCCTTGAGATCGCAGAGCAGCTTTATCTGTCGGGTTTTACCAGCTATCCGAGGACCGAGACCAATAAGTATGCAGATGATTTCGATTTTAAGATGAAGGTCCTGGGCTTTGCTTCGGGGGAATACCGGGAGTATGCGATGGCCATTCTTTCCAGGCTGCCCATTACATGCAGGAACGGGACACGTGACGGGCATGACCACCCGCCCATACATCCTATCCGGGCAGCTACGAAAGCAGATGTCGAGAAAAGTGTAAGGATGCCTGATGCCTGGAAAGTGTATGATCTGGTAGCCCGGCATTTCCTCGCCAACCTCATGCAGCCTGCAATCTTTGAAAAGACCCATCTTGAGATAAGCGTCAAGGAAGAGATATTCGATGCCACGGGTTCTGTAATGAAAAATGCAGGCTGGCTGGCCGTATATCCCTTTGAGACGAAGAACGACAAGTTCCTTCCCGATATAGCTGTGAAAGAGGAAATAGCGATCAAAAAACTGAGCAATACCAAATCACAGACAACCCCTCCCAAAAGGCTGACAGAGGCAGAGCTGCTGACCCTGATGGACAAATACGGGATAGGCACCAAAGCCACAGCTCCCTCTCATATAGAGACCAACAAAAAACGCGGATATTTTGAAACAAAGGGCAAGACCATCTCTATCCTTGATACCGGGTTTACGCTTATGGAGGCTCTTGACTCCACGGTTCCGATACTTGTGAAGCCTGATGTCCGGTCTCGTATTGAGGCTCTTATCCAGGATGTGGAGGATGGGAAAAAAGGCTTTGAGGGTGCGCTTGAAGAGGGCTCCGTGCTTATCCGGGATATGTATTCACATCTGATCACAAACAGGGAGCAGATAGTCCGGAAAATGGCCGGGACGATCACCGATGAGCAGGTTGCTGCTGACAAGAAGAACTTTATCGGCCAGTGCCCTGAATGTGGCCGGATGCTACGTATAGTCAAGACCGACAAGGGCAGGTTCGTGGGCTGCAGCGGTTATCCGGATTGCAGGAAGACTTATCCGCTTCCTAAGGAGGGTGCTCTTGTAATAGCCAGGTCGAAGCAGTGCAACAAGTCGGGAATCGCTGTCCTGAAAGTGGGTACAAAGTATTACTGGTCGGTGGGTATAGGTCCGTGTTTTACGTGCGAGCTTGAGAAGGCTTGCTTCCCGCCAGATGTCGTAGGTACCTGCCCTAAATGTGAGGGATCGATGTTCATTCTTGCCATGAAGGATACCCGTTTTCTGGCATGTACCCAGAAGTGCGGGTTTACGCAATCCCTTCCAAAAGAAGGCAAACTGACGATCGCCGGTGAGTGCGAGCAGTGCGGCTGGAAGAAACTGGGGATAAAGGAAAAAGATAAGGATGCAAGGGAGTTGTGTATAAACCGGCAGTGTGTCTCCAGAAGGTTAAAAAAGGATTAA
- a CDS encoding IS605 OrfB family transposase, with protein sequence MLLTIKSKLVTTQEQHDQLLRTMESFNEACNYISDFVYHKQIFSKVKLQNHLYYEIREKFSLSSQLAVRALAKVAESYKVDKKVPHQFQPRGAVVYDQRILSINNDMASILTLDGRIKTGIKYRKGQTIDRINGQTDLIYKNKKFYLQVLINQKEAELTNSEEFLGVDLGIVNIAATSDGKIYSGEKCQEVREKYAGIKSKLQSFGTYSAKKHLRKVSGRERRFKKDTNHVISKDIVKAAKDTNRSIALEELTGIRERTMVRKADRDKHVKWAFNELRNFIEYKARIHGVIVRFVNPAYTSKQCSVCTHISDMNRKKQGIFSCQKCGHTENADFNASKNLALRAVINQPIAFCSGS encoded by the coding sequence ATGCTCCTAACAATAAAAAGTAAATTAGTAACCACTCAGGAACAACATGACCAGTTACTGAGAACAATGGAATCCTTCAATGAAGCATGCAATTACATTTCAGATTTTGTATACCACAAGCAAATATTCAGTAAAGTCAAATTACAGAACCACCTCTACTATGAGATCAGAGAAAAATTCTCGTTATCCTCTCAGTTAGCTGTCAGGGCACTTGCAAAAGTAGCTGAAAGCTACAAAGTTGACAAAAAAGTACCCCATCAATTCCAACCACGTGGAGCTGTTGTTTATGATCAGAGGATACTATCCATAAACAATGATATGGCTTCAATCCTTACATTGGACGGCAGGATCAAAACCGGAATAAAGTACAGGAAAGGTCAGACCATCGACAGAATAAATGGCCAGACCGATCTCATATACAAAAACAAGAAATTCTATCTTCAGGTACTCATCAATCAAAAGGAAGCAGAACTGACGAATTCAGAAGAGTTCCTTGGAGTTGACCTTGGAATCGTTAACATTGCAGCAACTTCTGACGGAAAGATATATTCCGGAGAGAAATGCCAGGAAGTAAGGGAAAAGTATGCGGGGATAAAGTCGAAACTACAATCATTTGGAACTTATTCAGCAAAAAAGCATCTGAGAAAGGTAAGTGGTAGAGAAAGGAGATTCAAGAAAGATACAAATCACGTCATCTCCAAAGATATTGTCAAAGCTGCTAAAGACACAAACAGATCGATAGCCCTGGAAGAACTGACAGGGATTCGTGAAAGGACAATGGTTAGAAAAGCAGATAGGGACAAACATGTCAAATGGGCATTCAACGAACTGAGAAACTTCATAGAATACAAGGCAAGGATACATGGAGTTATTGTCAGGTTCGTGAATCCTGCATATACATCAAAGCAATGTTCGGTATGTACTCATATTTCAGATATGAACAGGAAGAAACAGGGCATATTCTCATGTCAGAAATGTGGCCATACAGAAAATGCAGATTTCAATGCAAGCAAAAACCTTGCTTTAAGGGCTGTCATCAACCAGCCTATTGCATTCTGCTCAGGAAGCTGA
- a CDS encoding thiamine biosynthesis protein ThiC gives MTLMEDAKKGMITPEMEIVARNEGIEARTICSCIAKGTITIPNNTQRECRLIGIGKYLSTKINANIGTSRDYINIDDEVGKAVTAQRYGADALMDLSTGGDLDLTRKRIMDAVELPIGSVPIYQAAAMQKTVVDMTSDDMFNAVRKHAKDGVDFVTVHAGVNLNSIQRLKTGDRITNIVSRGGSFTFAWMIHNEQDNPFYSEYDYLLEIAHEYDMAVSLGDGMRPGCIHDASDRPSFMEFITLGELVKRTREANVQCFVEGPGHVPIDEIELSVKGMKSLCDNAPLYLLGPLVTDIAPGYDHITGAIGGTFAGMCGTDFLCMTTPAEHLALPTNDDIREGTIVTKIAAHAADLAKEGQRERARAVDDKMAHARKNLDWETQFSLAIDGERARHIRESRITGSGACSMCGDLCAMKIVSKALEEEEESKN, from the coding sequence ATGACATTAATGGAAGATGCAAAGAAAGGCATGATCACCCCCGAAATGGAAATCGTCGCCAGGAACGAGGGAATTGAAGCCAGGACAATATGTTCCTGCATTGCAAAAGGCACGATAACGATTCCCAATAATACGCAAAGGGAGTGCAGACTGATTGGTATCGGGAAATATCTCAGTACCAAGATCAATGCGAACATAGGCACATCCAGGGATTACATAAATATAGACGACGAGGTGGGGAAGGCAGTGACTGCACAGAGATACGGCGCAGATGCGCTCATGGACCTTTCCACCGGAGGAGACCTGGACCTTACCAGAAAGAGAATAATGGATGCTGTGGAGCTGCCAATAGGATCTGTCCCTATCTACCAGGCAGCAGCGATGCAAAAGACCGTTGTTGACATGACATCGGACGACATGTTCAACGCTGTACGTAAACATGCAAAGGATGGAGTGGACTTTGTCACAGTCCATGCAGGAGTTAACCTCAATTCCATACAGCGTCTCAAAACAGGCGACAGGATCACCAACATTGTCAGCAGGGGAGGTTCATTCACCTTCGCCTGGATGATACACAATGAACAGGACAATCCCTTCTATTCAGAGTATGACTACCTTCTGGAGATAGCCCACGAATACGACATGGCAGTGAGCCTCGGGGACGGCATGAGGCCCGGCTGCATCCACGATGCCTCAGACAGGCCATCGTTTATGGAATTCATCACCCTCGGAGAGCTTGTGAAAAGGACCAGGGAAGCAAACGTGCAGTGCTTTGTGGAAGGCCCCGGACATGTACCAATCGATGAGATAGAGCTGAGTGTCAAAGGAATGAAGAGCCTGTGCGACAACGCCCCGCTCTACCTGCTCGGCCCTCTTGTCACCGATATCGCCCCCGGCTACGACCACATCACAGGAGCCATCGGAGGGACATTCGCCGGCATGTGCGGCACCGACTTTTTGTGCATGACCACACCTGCCGAGCACCTGGCCCTTCCGACCAATGATGATATCAGGGAAGGCACCATTGTGACAAAAATAGCAGCTCACGCCGCAGATCTCGCAAAAGAGGGACAAAGGGAACGAGCAAGGGCCGTTGACGACAAGATGGCACACGCCCGTAAGAACCTTGATTGGGAAACGCAATTCAGCCTTGCTATCGATGGCGAGCGTGCAAGGCATATCCGGGAAAGCAGGATAACCGGCAGCGGTGCATGTTCCATGTGTGGTGACCTGTGTGCAATGAAGATCGTCAGCAAGGCGCTGGAAGAAGAAGAAGAGAGCAAAAATTAA
- a CDS encoding 3-Cys thioredoxin peroxidase, with product MSEKKDTRKYIEEQFRELKDNLSRNIKEMELDKELDKQTKDITEYVDTSIRRVKESIAERTAGESPVTFMPLIGDDAPSFKAVTTAGEINFPKDYKGKWVILFSHPADFTPVCTTEFMTFASMEGEFNALNCQLIGLSIDSIYAHIAWLRTIKEKIEYKGMKDVEITFPVIADLKMDIARKFGMLQPTASDTQAVRAVFMIDPKAKIRAILYYPLSNGRNMDEVMRLLKALQKSDAEGVATPANWQPGEDVIIPPPGSCGVAKERMESAEDGKYCLDWFMCFKKQ from the coding sequence ATGAGTGAGAAAAAGGATACACGAAAATATATTGAAGAGCAGTTCAGGGAATTGAAGGATAACCTGTCCCGCAACATCAAAGAGATGGAACTGGATAAGGAATTAGACAAGCAGACTAAAGATATAACCGAATATGTGGATACTAGCATCCGCAGGGTCAAGGAAAGCATAGCAGAGAGAACTGCGGGTGAGTCCCCGGTAACCTTCATGCCTTTAATAGGTGACGATGCACCTTCATTCAAAGCAGTTACGACTGCGGGTGAGATCAATTTCCCAAAGGATTACAAAGGCAAATGGGTTATCCTTTTCAGCCACCCGGCAGATTTCACTCCGGTCTGTACAACAGAGTTCATGACATTCGCAAGTATGGAAGGTGAGTTCAACGCCCTAAACTGCCAGCTCATAGGCCTGTCCATCGACAGCATCTATGCCCATATTGCATGGCTTCGTACCATCAAGGAAAAGATAGAGTACAAGGGAATGAAAGATGTGGAGATCACTTTCCCCGTGATCGCTGACCTCAAGATGGATATCGCAAGGAAGTTTGGGATGCTTCAGCCAACCGCTTCTGACACCCAGGCTGTAAGGGCCGTTTTCATGATCGATCCTAAGGCCAAGATAAGGGCCATACTCTACTACCCACTCTCAAACGGCAGGAATATGGACGAGGTCATGAGGCTGCTTAAAGCCTTGCAAAAGTCAGATGCGGAGGGTGTTGCAACACCGGCAAACTGGCAGCCGGGTGAAGATGTCATTATCCCGCCACCAGGATCATGCGGAGTAGCAAAGGAGAGAATGGAATCCGCTGAAGATGGCAAGTACTGTCTTGACTGGTTCATGTGTTTCAAGAAACAGTGA